From the Argentina anserina chromosome 3, drPotAnse1.1, whole genome shotgun sequence genome, the window tactcTGATCTCTTTGtcaattataattttgtatgACCCTTGTAATTACTGTGTGCTCTTTTGAGCCAACTGTACGTGCATGTCCAATTAAGCGCCATGGCTACATAATTGCTTGGCATTCCCAGCTATAGTAAACATTATAATCATGCAAATAAGCATGTACTGTATAAGGTCCATGCATGACCAAACTACAGATCGATCAATATTACAATTACTAAATAACATCAGTAAAATGTTGCAATTAGGTATACACACCGAAGATCGGTGATTATTTAGGGCATATTAAGATAATATTTGAGTTAACTCAGAGCCAATATTAAAGTCCCACTATATTAATTGAGCGTCTAGCTAGGCATGGCAATGGGACAAGGTGAGATGGCTCACAATAGTGACAACACCATCCTCATTAATCCGTGATCATTCTCCACGCCTTAGTCCCACTCCAATTCCCAGGAAAATTATCTGGGATTTCCCGCCAGCTAATCCTCTACTCccaattttctatttatttaccTATACTTCACTAATTATTTGACATATGTCATCCACGTCATCTAAACTTGACAGCAACCTAACTCTGTTATGAGCAACAaaaattctttttatttacaaactattaatatatatatatatatataaaaagagTGATAAGAAAGTCTGGGTCGATCCCCAGATCAAATTGAAGGCCTTCTGTATGAGATCAAAAGAAAAGGTGCTTATGTTGATTTCATTCTTCAGGTTCATCATCTTTGTTCCCTCTAGTAATACTTCTCCTCAGACCTAAGGCAATTCTTGGAGTTCTGATTTATAGAGGTGTTCTTAGCAGAGTTCTTCCTCACAAATTCAGGTAATCCATGCATATCAAAATAAGATCAAAGAGAATACTTTGACCAAGATTTTCCTCTCTCATTATAATAACAACGACGAGTATAGAAACAGAAACCTACCACATGAATGACTCGGGATCATCCAATATCTCAATCCAAATTTTCGTCAGTGACTCTGGATACATCTCTCACCatgaaattcaaagaaacccATTAATTATGATTTGGTTCTTTTAGGAATATGTCGAAGTCAATCAGAATTGATCGCGGTTTCTCGCTACCAACTAGATTGACCAGTCGGCCTTTAGGATATGATTTGATCTGGGTTTCTGTTCTTCTTAAGCGTAGAAAGTTAAAACAATTTTGTTGATAAACAATCaatattttcaatatattcaTCCAACTCCATTAAGTTGTTGTTAAGTTTATATGACATTGACAGACGGGTGCCAAAAAACTAATGGGTTACAGAGAAGGGAATAGAGAATTGGTTATAGACTACgtagcacggacacgagtgtccgtattagaTACGATttgatacgtagacacggcgtatataattttttattagacACGGATACGTgatggacacgttaattaaatattatttttaatatatatatatatatatatatttattaaaaaaattattttataaatttgaaagtatttataattttagatgtatatatatgtcaaagtgtgcattaaaatgatgaaaacataacttgttagaataactaaggacttgataagtaccttggataaccaatattcgaatctcaccacaagtattcttatttttattatgagtttttctctttatatatattaaagtgtgcataaatataataaaaactgaatctgtttgaatagttgaggagttgttgagtgtcttggatgaccaaggttcgattctcaccataagcactttcacttttattatgagttggtgcgtgtctgCGTGTCCAATTTGAATACTCGCATGTCTGGGCCGTATCCAAAATCAGTTCGCGTGTCCAACCGTATCCACGCGTGTCCGAACGTGTGCGTGTCCGTGTCAGACACGCAATACGGTACCATGAGCACGTGTTCGTGCTACTTAGGTTATAGATGATTAGCTGCCCCCATCCTATATCATTCGAGGTTATCTAGGGTTAAAGTACGTACGTGTGTATAGTTAGCGTATGTATATAATAATGTGTTTATCGATCACTTAGTTCGTTAGTAATTCTATTGCATACCGGTGAAAATGTTCTTTAATTAATTTGTACCTCGAAGTTTAAGTCAAATGACAAATAAAAATTCGTACGTAAAGAATGAAATTGTTAAATATATAACTATTGTACCCTGCTTTGAATTTTCAGCAAGTCAACACCAATGGGAGGCATGTTCATTTCATATTAAATTCATTCTTcagacctttttttttgtttgaaaacTTCTTCAGACTTTTTTTGAATTAACAATGTTGTCTAAGTCAAACGCGTATGCCCTATAAATTCCCACCCATACACACATCAAAATACACAAATCAATCATAACATCTCCATAGAGGCATAATATCAAAAGAGCCGGAAATGGCAATTCGAAGGCTTTCGCAGCTTGTCTTACTCCTTCCTATTCTCTTAGTTCTCTCCGTTTCTGCTGGTACAGTCTCAGCTTCATCATCAACTCCTGAAGACTTTGTTTCATGTCTTCTAAGCCATGCTCTCCCTTCTCACCCAATCGGTCCAGCAATTTACACTCCCAACAATGCTTCTTACTCTTCCGTTTTGGAATCCTACATCCGAAACCTTCGTTTCAATGAATCATATACCCGAAAACCCTACCTTATCATCACCGCATTGCACGTATCGCATGTGCAACAAGCCATCCTTTGTGCTCAAAAACACAACTTACAAATGAAAATTAGAAGCGGAGGCCACGATTACGAGGGTGTGTCGTATGTGGCTGAAGTTCCATTCTTCATTCTTGACCTGTTCAATCTCCGGACCATCGACGTAGACATCACAAGCGAGACTGCCTGGGTGCAGGCCGGTGCCACTCTCGGTGAAGTTTACTACAGAATATACGAGAAAAGCAAAGTGCATGGATTTCCAGCCGGAGTTTGCCCCACAGTCGGAGTTGGAGGACACTTTAGCGGCGGTGGATATGGTAACATGATGAGAAAGTACGGGTTATCAGTTGACAACATCGTCGATGCACAAATAATCGATGTGCATGGAAGACTTCTTGATCGAAAATCGATGGGAGAAGACCTGTTTTGGGCCATCAACGGAGGCGGTGGAGCCagctttggagttgtgatCGCGTACAAGATAAATCTTGTACCCGTCCCGGAGACTGTTACTGTTTTCAGGGTAATAAGAACCTTGGAACAAAACGCAACCGACATTGTGTACCGGTGGCAATATGTCGCACATAAGCTTGACAATGACTTGTTCATCAGGCTCACCATGGATGTTGTCAATGCAACTGGCTCTCAAATTGGAGAAAAGACTCTGAGAGCTACATTCAACGCCTTGTTTCTGGGAGACTCAGCGAGACTACTCTCTGTGATGAACAAGAGTTTCCCTGAGCTGGGTTTGACGCAATCCGATTGCCAAGAAATGAGTTGGGTTGAATCCACGCTTTTCTGGACAAGCTTCCCGAACGGGAAAGCTCCTGAGGCTTTGCTTTCTAGAGTTCCTCAAGTACTTACCCATTTGAAGAGGAAATCGGACTACGTCAAGCAGCCAATTCCGAAAGCTGGTTTGAAATGGATTTTTCAGAAAATGATCGAGTTGCAGACACCCATGCTGACTTTTAATCCTTACGGCGGAAGAATGGCTGAGATTGCAGCAACTGCAAAGCCCTTTCCACATAGAGCTGGGAATCTCTGGAAGATTCAGTATGCAACTAACTGGGACGCCTCTGGGTCCGAGGCTGCAGAGAAATATATCGATTTGACGAGGAAGTTGTTTGAGTACATGACTCCTTTCGTTTCCAAGAACCCGAGGGAAGCCTTCTTCAACTATAAAGATCTTGACATTGGGATCAACCATAATGACAAGGGAAGCTATTTTGAGGGAAGAGTTTTCGGGGTCAAGTATTTCAAGGAAAATTTCGATAAATTGGTGCTTATTAAGACCAAGGTTGATCCAGGCAACTTCTTTAGAAATGAACAAAGTATCCCTACTCTTCCGTACTAGAGGAAATGGCTAGCTAACAGCAAGCTTGCATTCATGGGATGGTGATCGAAACAATAACGTTTTAGCTGTGttgtttgtttaatttgtAGTATATATCAAGATTAATCTGAGCTATTTGATTAATAGTTTCGGATGTATATAATCAATTTTATGCAGTATACCTTTTGTTTTAATAAACAATCAATAAATGTTAAATCAAAGTGTTGCTTcaatattgttgttttggtaGCATAGTTCTTAAGTTGTACTACAGTGGGGATCGATCTATATCTTAATTCGCAGATATTTTCCGCAACAAAaaatttaccaaaaatggaGAAATTATCCTAATCTTAGCGTGCCATTACTTTTTtgaccatatatatattgtgattACCATTATATATAACCAATGTCATTGTCATCAAGAAACTGTCTAGAcagttttaaattaaaaaaaaacagatggAGACGGAATCAAATCTTATCATTGAACTAATTTATTAAGAGAAAATTagaataaaacctaaaaacaagCTTTAAAAAGAAACCCACACTTATTTGTGTTTTAATCTATACTCGATCCAGGTAGGCAACATTCATTTTAGAGTGTTTGTACATATTTTGTGTCAATCTTTATGCCAGTTTTGTTATATAatcataaaaatttaaaagtatGTGATTAATAACATAATTTACGCATTCATGTCAAATTTACATTGAAAGAACCTTTATATTTAGCCAAACTCTAAACAATACAATTGTTGATACAAACAATTCATTTCCTTTGAACCAATgcaaagagaaagaaatttaAATCGATATGTTTGTTGTGAACTCGTGTATCACACTATTACCTATGCATATCTGTGTTTATATTCTTTTTAGTATCTACTAATAAGGTATGTTATTTTTGAGATTGAtttcttttatcttttttaaTTGCAAGTATCGTTGTATTAGGTATGGGTCCGGTTCACTGATTCTCCCTCACTGATTCTCCCTCTCCCCTCTCGGCTTCACCACTGATCTCCCATCTCAGGGAGACgtggtcctcaccgccggcctaggaGGCACCGCACCACCCCCCGCAGGCAACCCCAAGGAGGACGCACCCTCTCGCGCcgcgccggagctccaccaacaTCTCCAAGTTACTGCGTTTCCTCCGCCGTGTCAAAGCCAAACTACGGTGGTCTCCAAGcttgattgaggtgagggttagcatgattaggttgttgtgatgCATGATTGTCGATTTGTGGTTGATTGGTTGCGATTTGGAAGAgattggaggaggagggttttggaggagatgccgccgccttaggcggcgcgtgtgaacGCATGGTGGTGCCTAGGCACGGTGTGAtgccgtgggaaggaagaggggaggaaggagaagagaatGGGCTCGGCGGTGGCATGATACGCGCCGTGattggtgtcggcgcgtgagcgccacgcgcggtctaccggaggtggcgcgtgcaccccacgcgccgccacgtgcggtggcgtgaacagtgtttccgaaaagggtaatttatttttacgtatggtaaatgtaaaaggtgatttatgtacggtaaatgtaaattttatttacgtacggtaaatgtaaattagttTTAGTAAAggttaaaagtaattttggaagggtaattcggtaattattatttact encodes:
- the LOC126787773 gene encoding berberine bridge enzyme-like 8, whose protein sequence is MAIRRLSQLVLLLPILLVLSVSAGTVSASSSTPEDFVSCLLSHALPSHPIGPAIYTPNNASYSSVLESYIRNLRFNESYTRKPYLIITALHVSHVQQAILCAQKHNLQMKIRSGGHDYEGVSYVAEVPFFILDLFNLRTIDVDITSETAWVQAGATLGEVYYRIYEKSKVHGFPAGVCPTVGVGGHFSGGGYGNMMRKYGLSVDNIVDAQIIDVHGRLLDRKSMGEDLFWAINGGGGASFGVVIAYKINLVPVPETVTVFRVIRTLEQNATDIVYRWQYVAHKLDNDLFIRLTMDVVNATGSQIGEKTLRATFNALFLGDSARLLSVMNKSFPELGLTQSDCQEMSWVESTLFWTSFPNGKAPEALLSRVPQVLTHLKRKSDYVKQPIPKAGLKWIFQKMIELQTPMLTFNPYGGRMAEIAATAKPFPHRAGNLWKIQYATNWDASGSEAAEKYIDLTRKLFEYMTPFVSKNPREAFFNYKDLDIGINHNDKGSYFEGRVFGVKYFKENFDKLVLIKTKVDPGNFFRNEQSIPTLPY